One window from the genome of Bdellovibrio sp. NC01 encodes:
- a CDS encoding multidrug efflux SMR transporter, producing MIYVKLALAIIFEVIATSLLKKTEGFTHIPFTVTMLAGYLLSFYFLSQVVKVLPVGIVYATWSGLGIVLISTAGYFLYKQALDLPAVLGMGFIIVGVVLMNVFSKMSVH from the coding sequence ATGATTTACGTAAAACTAGCACTGGCTATTATTTTTGAAGTCATCGCCACTTCTTTGTTGAAGAAAACAGAGGGCTTCACGCACATCCCGTTTACTGTGACGATGCTTGCTGGGTATTTGTTGTCGTTTTATTTCTTAAGTCAGGTCGTTAAAGTTCTGCCTGTCGGTATTGTCTATGCGACATGGTCAGGACTCGGAATCGTTTTGATTTCCACGGCAGGTTACTTTCTATACAAGCAAGCTTTGGATTTACCTGCGGTGCTCGGCATGGGCTTCATTATTGTGGGTGTCGTGCTTATGAATGTGTTTTCGAAAATGTCAGTTCATTAA
- a CDS encoding DUF4442 domain-containing protein, translated as MIVRWLRAIAERTPTWVMRLFFNIYPPYFGAGVEVEEISKDRRYLRVALKLRFYNRNYVGTQFGGSIYSMTDPHFMYLLINNLGPGYVVWDKAAKIDFIKPGKTKLLAEFRIDDALLNEVKARTANNEKYIFDLSVTIKDIHGETIAEVIKTLYVRKKKPA; from the coding sequence ATGATCGTAAGATGGCTCAGAGCAATTGCAGAACGAACTCCGACTTGGGTGATGCGGTTATTTTTTAACATCTATCCACCGTACTTCGGGGCCGGTGTCGAGGTTGAAGAGATTTCTAAAGATCGCAGATATCTGCGGGTGGCTTTAAAACTTCGTTTCTACAATCGCAATTACGTGGGCACGCAGTTTGGTGGATCGATCTATTCCATGACTGATCCGCATTTCATGTATTTGCTTATCAATAATCTTGGTCCCGGTTATGTGGTTTGGGATAAGGCTGCGAAGATTGATTTTATAAAGCCTGGCAAAACCAAACTGCTCGCGGAATTTCGCATCGACGATGCTCTGTTAAACGAAGTGAAAGCGCGCACCGCGAATAACGAGAAATATATTTTTGATCTGTCCGTCACAATCAAAGACATCCACGGCGAAACCATCGCCGAGGTGATTAAAACTCTTTATGTCAGAAAGAAAAAACCAGCTTAA
- a CDS encoding ATP-binding protein, with protein sequence MKIQSLIREHDRLVPVEVEINFIAGLPQIQFLGLPDQGIKESIHRIKSAIRAQGFEFPKAQQVLVNLRPNHLKKSSRGLELAVALGILWESQQAVVPEVESVTIYGELGLLGEVFEPDDLTKDFEPSEETLVWTGQNNGGTATFGRALLSSLQDINEPTFVEALPRKYEIERPRTGLDLEFPERQAELLSLVALGEHSVLLAGPAGSGKSTIARTLSSLLRAPSQDEMHVIVRNNRESSETPLRWRPVVHPHHSTSPLGLIGGGVPPFKGEITRAHKGVLVLDELLEFQARAQESLREPMEENCIRIRRGRYFEQYPAETLVIATTNLCPCGDWVPGARILCGRSLKKCQSYGERLSGPLVDRFQTTFFTSKKEDGTKMKGQSILEKIEEARAFRQHLAEKDLRFKKVAGFWRFEELIADLPSFYMREIFPQELSSRRRELATLRVARTFADLDHKEKLQPEHIERALKLTYHPFESLKRLGC encoded by the coding sequence ATGAAAATTCAGTCTTTAATTCGTGAACACGATCGCTTAGTCCCTGTTGAAGTTGAAATCAACTTCATCGCAGGTCTTCCTCAAATTCAATTCTTGGGTCTTCCCGACCAAGGCATTAAAGAAAGTATTCACCGAATTAAAAGCGCCATTCGCGCGCAAGGTTTTGAATTTCCCAAAGCACAACAAGTGTTGGTGAATCTTCGTCCCAATCATCTTAAAAAATCCTCTCGCGGTCTTGAGCTCGCCGTGGCCTTAGGAATTCTGTGGGAATCGCAGCAAGCTGTTGTGCCTGAAGTTGAATCCGTCACCATTTATGGCGAACTCGGTTTGCTTGGTGAAGTGTTCGAGCCCGATGATCTGACAAAAGATTTCGAACCCAGCGAAGAAACACTCGTATGGACCGGGCAAAATAATGGCGGCACGGCAACTTTTGGTCGCGCGCTGCTTTCATCTCTTCAAGATATTAATGAACCCACATTCGTTGAAGCTTTACCACGCAAGTACGAGATTGAAAGACCTCGCACTGGATTGGATTTAGAATTCCCCGAGCGGCAAGCGGAACTTCTAAGTCTTGTGGCTTTAGGAGAGCACTCAGTTTTGTTGGCAGGGCCTGCAGGTTCAGGCAAAAGCACTATTGCGAGAACACTGTCGTCACTCCTGCGTGCGCCTTCGCAAGATGAAATGCATGTGATTGTTCGAAACAACAGGGAGTCATCGGAAACCCCACTCAGATGGCGACCTGTGGTGCATCCCCATCATTCAACTTCACCTTTGGGTTTGATTGGTGGGGGTGTTCCCCCCTTTAAAGGCGAAATCACTCGCGCGCATAAAGGTGTGCTGGTGCTTGATGAACTTTTAGAATTTCAAGCGCGCGCACAAGAATCCCTGCGTGAACCGATGGAAGAAAACTGCATTCGTATTCGTCGCGGCAGGTATTTTGAACAATACCCTGCTGAAACACTTGTGATCGCCACCACAAATCTGTGTCCGTGTGGAGATTGGGTTCCCGGTGCCAGAATCTTGTGTGGGCGTTCTTTGAAAAAATGTCAGTCTTATGGCGAGCGTTTATCGGGTCCGTTAGTAGATCGCTTTCAAACAACTTTCTTCACCAGCAAGAAAGAGGACGGCACAAAAATGAAAGGCCAATCTATATTAGAAAAGATTGAAGAAGCCCGAGCATTTCGTCAGCATTTAGCGGAAAAGGATCTGCGTTTCAAAAAGGTCGCAGGCTTTTGGCGTTTTGAAGAGCTGATTGCTGATTTACCAAGCTTCTATATGCGAGAAATCTTTCCGCAGGAGCTTTCAAGTCGCCGCCGCGAGCTCGCGACGCTTCGAGTCGCAAGAACGTTTGCCGACCTTGATCACAAGGAAAAGCTACAGCCGGAACACATTGAACGAGCCTTGAAGCTTACTTATCACCCGTTTGAATCCCTAAAACGCCTCGGCTGTTAA
- a CDS encoding alpha/beta fold hydrolase — MNSSHPIVLIPGLACSARLFEAQIPSLWQFGSVQIADHRQHDTMSEIAKEILATAPPKFTLMGLSMGGYISFEILRQAPERVMKLALLDTSARPDTAEQTAARKVAMDQATSGKYEEAMKASLPFVFHDFDNPRLQKIFLQMTEDTGIDAFLRQQNAIMSRPDSRPDLKNILCPTLVLGGREDKLTPPEVMSEIANGLPRSEYVTIPNCGHASTLEQPELVTNALVKWLKK, encoded by the coding sequence ATGAACTCATCTCATCCTATTGTTCTTATTCCGGGGCTTGCGTGTTCGGCGCGACTTTTTGAAGCGCAGATTCCTTCGCTTTGGCAATTTGGGTCAGTCCAAATCGCAGATCATCGTCAACACGATACAATGTCTGAAATTGCAAAAGAGATTCTTGCGACAGCTCCGCCGAAATTTACGCTAATGGGGCTGTCGATGGGTGGCTACATTTCTTTTGAGATTCTTCGTCAAGCGCCCGAGCGTGTAATGAAACTCGCGCTTCTAGATACGTCAGCACGCCCCGATACAGCGGAACAAACGGCCGCCCGCAAAGTGGCGATGGACCAAGCCACTTCAGGAAAATATGAAGAAGCAATGAAAGCTTCTTTACCATTTGTATTTCATGATTTTGATAATCCGCGCTTGCAGAAAATATTTTTGCAGATGACAGAGGACACTGGCATTGATGCGTTTCTGCGCCAGCAAAATGCCATCATGTCACGACCTGATTCGCGACCTGATCTTAAAAACATTCTGTGTCCCACACTTGTTCTGGGTGGTCGCGAAGACAAGCTCACGCCACCGGAAGTGATGTCTGAAATTGCAAATGGCCTTCCCAGATCTGAATACGTGACCATTCCCAACTGTGGACATGCTTCAACATTAGAACAACCTGAACTTGTAACGAACGCACTGGTGAAGTGGTTAAAGAAATAG
- the kdsA gene encoding 3-deoxy-8-phosphooctulonate synthase, with product MQNKIVKIGNIEVANDKPFVLFAGMNVLESRDLAMQVCEHFVKVTDKLKIPYVFKSSFDKANRSSIHSYRGPGMEAGLKIFEELKKTFGVKVITDIHEIHQAKPVSEIADVIQLPAFLARQTDLVEAMARTGAVINVKKPQFLAPSQMGNIVEKIQECGNDKVILCERGSCFGYDNLVVDMLGFTVMKKVSKGAPVILDATHALQFRDPGGAASSGRRAQVAELSRAGLAVGLAGLFIESHPDPEKAKCDGPSALPLSKVEPFLQQMKAIDDIVKAFPVLNTEN from the coding sequence ATGCAAAATAAGATCGTAAAAATCGGAAATATCGAAGTTGCCAACGACAAACCCTTTGTTTTGTTTGCTGGTATGAACGTTTTGGAATCTCGTGATTTAGCTATGCAAGTGTGCGAACACTTCGTGAAAGTCACAGATAAGTTGAAAATTCCTTACGTATTTAAATCTTCTTTCGATAAAGCCAATCGTTCCTCGATTCATTCCTACCGCGGTCCGGGAATGGAAGCCGGTTTGAAAATCTTTGAAGAGTTGAAAAAAACTTTCGGCGTGAAAGTCATCACTGACATTCACGAAATTCACCAAGCAAAACCGGTATCAGAAATTGCCGACGTGATTCAGTTGCCAGCTTTCCTAGCTCGTCAAACGGATCTTGTAGAAGCCATGGCGCGCACAGGTGCCGTGATCAACGTTAAGAAGCCTCAATTCTTGGCACCAAGCCAAATGGGCAACATCGTCGAAAAAATTCAAGAGTGCGGTAACGACAAAGTTATTTTGTGCGAACGTGGTTCTTGTTTTGGTTACGACAACTTGGTTGTGGATATGTTGGGCTTCACAGTGATGAAGAAAGTTTCTAAAGGCGCGCCAGTAATTCTGGATGCGACTCATGCTTTGCAATTCCGTGATCCAGGTGGTGCGGCTTCTTCAGGTCGTCGTGCGCAGGTGGCAGAGCTGTCTCGTGCAGGTCTTGCTGTTGGTTTGGCTGGTCTATTTATCGAAAGCCATCCAGATCCAGAAAAAGCAAAATGCGACGGCCCTTCCGCGTTGCCATTATCGAAAGTTGAACCTTTCTTACAACAAATGAAAGCCATCGACGACATCGTCAAAGCTTTCCCCGTGTTGAATACAGAGAACTAA